The Rhopalosiphum maidis isolate BTI-1 chromosome 1, ASM367621v3, whole genome shotgun sequence genome has a segment encoding these proteins:
- the LOC113548857 gene encoding 39S ribosomal protein L55, mitochondrial — protein MVNIVRFCRFFSSKSAAITKIHRNIYPQHYLTKVIQPDGSSFTIRFNDPRMIIKLPLDMELISEEERKRRMEARKPKQKVKIVEELEDSFDRTKYLKYFKK, from the exons atttTGTCGTTTTTTTAGTAGTAAATCAGCTGCTATTACAAAAATCCATCGAAATATTTATCCACAACATTACCTCACTAAAGTAATTCAACCAGATGGTTCAAGCTTTACCATTAGATTTAATGATCCTCGTATGATAATTAAA ttaCCTTTagacatggaattaataagtGAAGAAGAACGCAAACGCAGAATGGAAGCGAGAAAGCCAAAACAAAAGGTTAAAATAGTAGAGGAATTGGAAGATTCATTTGACAGgacaaagtatttaaaatattttaaaaagtga